TCATGACCTCAAGAAAATGTATGCCCTCACAAAAACACTTAAAATGTATTTGTGTGTATGCGTGTCAGAAAGAGAGAGAGCGCCATGtttatatttgcataattaatacatcaatATACTACACATCTACATAAGACCACACTTTCCATGTTAATTTACACTTAATTTCTTAAGATACCTCCTCTTTAATTTCcacaattgaaaaataaataggtACTCCATAAACTCATCCTAGCTATAAATAGCATACACTTGACCTATATTTCTCATCAACTATCCAATATTCATCATACAAACTACTATCAGTTAAATTAGCCGAATTTTGATACAAGGAACAATGGCCGGTAAGCACCTACTAGCGAAGAACAAAGTCAATTCTCCATACCCTGGTGAGTCCAACCCcgatgagaaaaaaaagagcaaTGCAGCTATGGGTCATCCCATGCCTCATCAAAATGGTAGCAATAGcaatagttataattatggtGCAGGGAAGAAGATCCTTGAGACAGGTCAAGCTTCATCTTCACCAGCACCCTCCACCAATGCCAAAGATAATGCTCAAAAAATCTTTGGAAGCAGCAccaacaagaagaagaagtaattATAGGAGTAATACCCATTTCTTATTACTATTTTCTTCCATATGCATATTTGGTTTCCATTCGTTTGTGTTTCTTGTTTTCACCTCTTTTTCAACCTCTATCTTTCCTATCTTCAAAACTAATgtaactttattttctattattatatactgtatatgtgattgttattccatgtgttattacaattctctctctatatgtgtgtgtgatgTTGGGAGATTTCACAAgaagaaatacaaatttaacaagtaaattatttgatgaaCAGAAAGATGACATGACGTGCATAAATTGAATGCATACAAAAAATAGCACCATGCTATTATTTTTCAGTCATAGGATATTTTGGATGCATTGACTTTTGGAAtgatttacaaaatataatttagatttaaattggatcaaaattgatgaaattcaTAATAAAGCATCAACTATACAATTTTGGCTGCCGCTAATGTAGCTATCCATGAAGAACAATAACATGTACACAAAAGGTAGTTACTATATTTAGTTTGGATGTCCCAAtccataaaaagaaaaaagtaccAAGTTTGCTAAGATATAGTGGTGGGGGCAGATCattgataattgataattgataattgataattgataaacATGTACCTATTATACGACAAAATTATGAGATTAGCCCAATTTTTCGTATGTTTTAAAATCTGAGTCTCACAAGTCACATCCATTTTCATAAGACTTCTTCTATAATCATTACtcaattaatttaacaattgAGTAAATGATGCCATTCGATTATATAATTAGTCGAGCTAGTAAGAGGTATTAAATGACCTTCCAAATCTATAgaaaataagtactactagCTAGTATAATCTTGGCTAGCAATTTTTCTCATACCAATATACTGCTATCTGGTCATGTGAAGGGCGTTCAATACTATGTATGACATTTCAGACAAGTAAATATACAATGATCTTCAAACAaagtaacaattttttttaaaacaaaataaacatttcatTAATAAGTTTCCATGCACGTGTATCATTAACCATACAAATTGCCATATAGCTAAAAGCACAATTATTAATTGCTTTCAGCCCAActaaagtattttattttaagccACAAATATTTCGAAGTTGAGCCCATTCAGAATCCATCAACATGCACCCTCGGCCCTATATTTCACCACTTGACTTGAATATgcagtaatattttttgaacTCTATAGAACTCTAACTTTAAATACAGATGCTAATTGCAGGTttccatgaataaaaaatattgtgatatttttatagatataATAGTGCGATAGTGTGATTTGAAGTGTATTTTggttatttaaaaaataaattttatacaaaCTCGACATTTTCTTACTCATTAGCTTATCAATAAGTTCCATTTAGCTCAAAATTGGACcttataatgatattttagatgaacttaaaaatttaacaaatatttagTGTCTTTATTTTTCCGTTAATAGCACAAATCAAAATGCCTTGCTCACTTAAAAGTGCTTATATTGGTTCTTCAGCATTTTAGAAATGGCTTCAAATGTTTGAAAGCATATCAttaattttgaacttttgatacttgtttttttttatacatatcaTCAATATATACTTGTTTTTTGAGAAGggtaaatttatttctattaaataaattatagaaatgaatataagctatatttttaatttatttaaacttgCCAAAATAATCACCATAAAATTAAGTTTGTgctataatataaaataattgtttcaatattaattaaaattctagtTATGTTCTGAGTCTTATGACAATTGCCTATATATTCAAAAGTACAGCCGAAATTGGCCCACATAGTGCGACCCAACCAAAAACCCTTAGATCTGGCCCATTTACCTTCGTATGTAAAAATAGTAATACTCCGTagttacttttatatatattagtattacttttatttataaaaatcttacttttaaaaatactcTACTTTCACCTAAACAAATAGTCTTGATTCCGACGGTATGagttttatcacaaaataatgcaatccacctcattagagaaaaaattactataactaattttggtagacacccaaaatgaaaaataggaCTTTATGATAGTATGTAAGACCAAATATtgtattacttttatttagtataataatatgaatttgtAAGAGTTACAAGGCACTGGAATATACACCACTAAATTATACGCAGTACAAAATATTGGTGTGCATGTGATTTGctgcttttatatttttgagcTGACTTTATGACTTTAGCAGCATTTGCAAAAAATGAGATCTTCAATAAAAGCAACTTCTTCCTCATGAAGCAAACAACACATTCAACCCTACTTGAAGTCAAATTCCTTTCTTCATTGATTTCTTTTCCAAAAAGCACTCTACTTTTCCAGTCTTTGTCTTTTGCTTTCACCTAACTCAGTTTTAGCATACATTAGTCACAAATTACACTCCTATGAAGACCTATAGTTTGGACaaaaagtactactagtataaaattaggaaaaaCTACATCTTCACATATATATTGggatgaaaatatataggttAATTTGATGTGCTTTACTACAACCTGTCCTAATTGTTTTCAATATAAGAATTGAATAAAAGAATTGGTGTTGGAGCATTGAACTTTAGATGTCAGCACGTCAgtccataatttaaaatgactGATAAGAAAGCCATCCTCACACATGTATTAGATAAATGCACAAAGCAAACAGAAAAGGTTGAATTGTTGGAAATCAATACTTCTTTTTTGTAGAAAAAGGTGACCAATCaacatatatagtactactaccattatttttatcatccAAAATCCACGCTCAATATCTTAAGTTACTTAGCCAAAAAGAAACCAgtagtttgaattttatgtaacACTAGTCTCTCAATTCCATCTCTATATATCCGTCCATGCAACATTGCAACCACACTACAAAcactctctctatctctaatGGACAAGATGAATTTTGTTAGAGATGGAGGGAGAAAATTGCCTCCTGGATTTAGGTTTGAGCCTACGGAAGAAGAGATCGTGTTCCAGTACTTGTCGCGTAAAACATTCTCACATCCTCTCCCGGCTCTTGTCATTCCAGAAATCGACGTTTTTAGTCTGGATCCATGGCATCTTGcaggtaattttttttttaattgcattATTTGCATGcatatatgtttttatatactaattcaattttattgtgAAGGTGATTCGGATTCGGAGGAGGATATGTATTTCTTCAGTAATGCTCATGGGTGCGAAGATGAGAGTGGGAGAGTAACACCTTCGGGTGTTTGGAAGGTGAATGGATCGTCTAAACAGATCGCTAATTCTTCGAAAAGAATGCCAATAGTTGGGACTAAGAAATCTCTGGTTTTCTACATGAGATCAAGCACCAAGAATGTTGCAACTCATTGGATCATGCATCAATACTGCATTGCCCTTCCACAACAGGAACAGGttcatatactataaaaaaaatatttccctTTATTTCTCGggcaaattaaaattaattgtgttATGTTTTTTACTTTGTCAGAATAATTGTTTGGTTCGAATTGGAGAGTGGAGTTTGTGCCGTATATTTATGAAGAAAGGAGGCAGGCAAGTTGagggtgatgatgatgaagcaGATTCTTATTCTgcttcatcatcttctcccAATTATGATTCTACTATTTTCAATGAGGTCTCTTCATCACATAATTATTAAGAAAGTTTACCGTTTTGTAATGTGCTGCAACTTTAGACTAGCAAAAAATAGCACTAGAGGAAAAGGTGGTCTCATCTGATTGAGCTGTGTCTGTGTAAAgcttcatttaattatttgcattGACTAGCAAGTCAAGTTACACAAgcaatcaaatttattttaatatatttccaTCAGTATTAGTGGTTTGATGATAATGCGGTATTGTTATATGATATCCGATTTGGTTCTTCGGCTAGAGCGttactattaatttactaGAGTTGCAACCACCTGGtcttatattactattaatcaGTGATTAATCTAGTCAAGTGctgatttgttgttttatagtactatttagtTAGAGtgttactattaatttattggtTATATATCTAATGCACGTGTTAATTTCCTTTAAAATTAGTGCTTATGATTACATTATACATTCTATCTGTGTATGTACGCTCTaattaactactccctccgtatacaaataaaagtttcgtttttccattttagtccgtgcACTAATAAAAGTCTCAgctcatttttactataaatgataatagggtCTCATATTTCATCGACTCATTTCACCCGcgtttcatttaaaactaatatgatACAATATTGGAAATTACTTGTTTTATTGTATCTCAGTATCCCCTCCAATTATATTCCAAACAAACATAAGTACCTACTTTTCTGTTTCAGCTGTGACTATATTATATTGGATGCGATGATTAGAGATAATGATTTATCATTAAAGACGacaaacttaattaaaaatgctTTCGTGAGAGATCGGCCTTCTTCTCAattcttataaattttattttaactaattattaaatttgattcgAGACATAATAAACTCTAGcgaggggagtgatcaattgctaactcatcatttaattgctaactacaactaatttaaggccatatgattttagaaaacgtgtggtctacaatttgccacatataatttttatttttattaattaggattttggatgaaaatgtcaatatagtgtttcgaaaatatcaacacaatgatttaagaatgtcaacacaatgctttaagaatgttaactcattgcttatattgacattttatatgtattatattgacatattttatatagtatgttgacatttctgctgtacgaaaaaattaaaaaatttcaaaaaaaatttcaaattttgatatcggaacatatgcatgtaggataccgttggaatccttataaaattatctttaatttgatatatgttatatgaatttaaagttttggaatttcttttaaaaattaattataactaattttgtagttaattgacattaatacccctattgatattataACACACCCCTCTCTAGCTAATTGAGGaaattataaatctaaattaaaacttaaaaatttaatcagaGTTAATTGAGTTTTTCAATTGGATTTATTGGGATCAATTTTGTCAAACCATGAGTTAATCTAAATTAGTACTCgtacaaattattttacaaatcaAATATAGTTAATTTAACATGTGTCACACCAAACacgcaaaataaataaacagaGAAATGTTAATGATTTAGTCCACTTATTTTAGTAGTCCACGTAACTACTCAAATCAAATGTACATCGCCATACGAAAAACACGTAGTTTCTGTTCTATCAGTTTGCATCACCAAGGAAAGTATACAACAACGGAATACACTTCTAATATTTGCCCTGCTTCCAAATTTCTCTTCTCAATACGGAAAACAAATCGATTCTTTTCTGGCCCCATTTCAGGTCTGTTGTATGGTTCAAGATTAGATTTTTATGATGGAAAATctgatttttattaatttgtgatCGTTTTCTGTTTGACATGATCAGGCATTTGTGCTGAAGAGGTTTTAAAATGTTGGGAATTTTAAGGCAAAGGGTAGCCGCCAAACTCAATCATGCTCTGGTAATATGCTGCTTTTCTAAGTATTGATGATTCTGGTTATTGAGAGATACAAATGGAGGGTGTTTATCATTTGCTATTTTCCTTTGATTTAGATGTAcaattctatttcatttttctgattttttttgtcatgaaAGAATTTTGAGCAAGGGATTGGAGCAGTTGCGTTGAGGGCCTATTCTTCTTCCTCGGCCAATAAGGTAATGAGACTTTCTACGACTTTGAAATAGTGTATTTGATGAAGCATTGATGAATGGCTGGTAACTTTGATTTTTCTGGCAAATCATCACACATTCTGCTGCATTCGGTGATTTACGACAATATAGAAGCAATTTTACTGTCAATGTTCTTTTAGTCACCTTCTAAGGCTAGAATCAGAAAGTTGAAATGTGTACTAATGATGTTGTGATTTGAGGCACCATGTTCTTGTCATGTTAAATGATGGAGTATACTGATTCTTTGCCTTTTTTTGTAGATGACAGTGCGCGATGCTATAAATTCTGCACTTGATGAAGAAATGTCTGCTGATCCCAAAGTGTTTATGATGGGTGAAGAGGTACCGTTGAAGTTTTAACGGGGTTTATTATGAGTGGAAGAGGATATATCtatgtttttggtttttaccTTGCTTGTTGACTTCCTTGATACTGCTTTCAGGTTGGTGAATACCAGGGTGCATATAAGGTTAGCGCTCGTTTCATTATTGCCTTAATGTTTTATGAAGAATCT
The nucleotide sequence above comes from Salvia hispanica cultivar TCC Black 2014 chromosome 5, UniMelb_Shisp_WGS_1.0, whole genome shotgun sequence. Encoded proteins:
- the LOC125188924 gene encoding NAC domain-containing protein 83-like, with amino-acid sequence MDKMNFVRDGGRKLPPGFRFEPTEEEIVFQYLSRKTFSHPLPALVIPEIDVFSLDPWHLAGDSDSEEDMYFFSNAHGCEDESGRVTPSGVWKVNGSSKQIANSSKRMPIVGTKKSLVFYMRSSTKNVATHWIMHQYCIALPQQEQNNCLVRIGEWSLCRIFMKKGGRQVEGDDDEADSYSASSSSPNYDSTIFNEVSSSHNY